The Gossypium arboreum isolate Shixiya-1 chromosome 4, ASM2569848v2, whole genome shotgun sequence DNA segment TGAAGCTATCCTACTGATGGTACTAATATTATTTGAAATGAACAGGTGAGATGGCATTGCTAGTGGAGGGACTTGGTGTTGGAGGTGAAACATCGATAGAGGAGTATATAATTGGTCCGGCCAATGAGGACATAGAAGACCAAGATATATCAGATGATAAGGATCAAATCAAGTTATATGGACCTGAAGAAGGTCTTTCCTGGGTGGCCAGACCTGTCACAGGACAGAGTTCTCTTGGTATCGTGTCTCGGCATGGAAGCATGGCTAGTCAGAGCGCTCTTGGTCTTGTTGATCCTCTTGTCACCCTCTTTGGAAGTGTCCATGAGAAGGTCCCAGAAACAGGAAGTATGCGTAGCGCACTTTTTCCGCATTTTGGTAGCATGTTCAGCGTGGGAGGTAATCAAGCTAGAAATGAAGAGTGGGATGATGATATTGTTCCCAGAGAAGGCGAGGACTACCCATCTGATGGTGGTGGTGGTGATTCTGATGACAATTTACATAGTCCTTTGATCTCACGACAAACAACCAGTTTGGATAAGGACATAGTTCCAACTAACCACGGAAGCCTTACGAGCTTAAGACACGGTAGTCTAATGCAATCAACTACCGGAGAACAAGTTGGTAGCATGGGTATTGGTGGTGGTTGGCAGATTGCATGGCAATTGTCTGAAAAAGTAGGCCCAGATGGAAAAAAGGAAGGGGGCTTTAAAAGAATTTATTTGCACCAAGAGGGTGTACCTGGCTCGAGGCGTGGATCACTGGTTTCTCTTCCCGGTAATGAGGCCCCTGTAGACAGTGAGTATGTCCAGGCTGCTGCCTTGGTGAGTGAGCCAGCCCTCTATGCCAGCGAGCTTATGAAACAACATCCGGTTGGACCGGCTATGGTTCATCCAGCTGAAACTGCAAAGGGACCAAGTTGGAAAGATATCTTTGAACCAGGAGTCAAGCATGCTTTAGTAGTAGGGATCGGAATTCAAATACTTCAGCAGGTAACACAGAACCTAACCACAATTATCTTTCTAGCAAATGGCTTGAATAGACTTTTTTGCTCGCTATCTTCATGCTTCTCATCTTAAAATCACTTCTTTACAGCTCTGCATTACATCCTGCTTTACTGTTTTAGGAATCAGTCGGGTTTGATGTAGTACACACAcgcacatgtatatatatattgcctTGATCACACAAATGTGTGGTAATGGTGTACACGGGATAGTACATTTGCAATACTGTTTTCCGGCTTTGCATTATTGGCTTATTGAGGACCGTTCTTTATTCTTTCCTTTTTACATGCAGTTTTCTGGTATAAATGGAGTTCTATACTACACTCCACAAATTCTCGAGCAGGCGGGAGTCGGAGTTCTTCTTTCGAACTTGGGGATCAGTTCATCTTCTGCCTCACTGCTTCTCAGTGGTATTACAACCTTGCTGATGCTTCCAAGTATAGCGGTTGCTATGCGGCTTATGGATATTGCTGGTAGAAGGtatgttttttttccttttccggGTTCCTTTGAAATTATAAGAAAGCTCACCTGGAAACACATATCTGTTGGCACTCAGAATTTAAAGATTTAGTTTTGAGCGGAAATTGCTCAACCTTTATTCATGTACCTTTCTGTTGGCATACTTGCGGTTATTGTCTCTAATTTTCTGATATTATGATGGTGGATTTTGTTGATTACCAATGTCTTCCTCCGTTGCAGGAGTTTGCTACTCTCCACACTCCCGGTCCTGATAATATCCCTTCTCGTCTTAGTCATCGGAAGTGTGGTAAAAATGGGGAATGTTGTGCACGCAGCGATCTCAACCGTTAGTGTTGTTCTCTACTTCTGTTTCTTCGTCATGGGATTCGGGCCAATCCCAAACATACTCTGTGCTGAGATCTTCCCGACACGGGTTCGTGGCTTATGCATTGCTATGTGTGCCCTTACATTCTGGATTTGCGACATCATCGTCACATATTCACTCCCAGTGCTGCTCAAATCAGTCGGTTTAGCCGGTGTTTTCGGGATGTACGCGGTCGTGTGTGTTATATCGTGGGTGTTTGTGTTCTTAAAAGTACCCGAAACCAAAGGCATGCCTCTCGAAGTCATTACGGAGTTCTTTTCCGTTGGTGCGAAGCAAGTTGCAGCTGCCAAGAACAACTGAGTTTGGTTACATATATTTGATGGATAGTTTGAAAGTTTTGACGGCTGttcaaatttatctttttttttccttttcattttattGTCAATTAGGCAGTTCGATTTATGTAGAAAGAtttaaaaaaagaacaaaaaaccaAACATGATTTTCTATTTGTTACAGTTTTCTAAATGACATTTAAAGTTTTCTTCAAATCCTCTCTTTTAGTTTGAAATTAATCGACTACGAAGTAAACTAAACATAATTCTTTATGTTTTAGCTTAATTCGAGTCAATTGTTGAGATGTTTTAACTTAACTAATCGATAAATTGGGCTTGTTTCAACAATGGCGGCCggatatttttttttttcaaatttataaataaaaacagGGTTTTTCTTAaaatgctcatgtatgacatttataTCTTGAACGAGTATGAGATATAACCCATGGATCCTCCAAACACATGAGAAAACttggaataaattaaaaatactcgTATCCGACACTCATATCCAACATAGTCATGAAGAACGGTGGTCCTGTAAAATGGTCAGTCATAAGAAGCAAATTTGTAGAACCACCACGGCCACCACTAGCAGCCACCGCTCATCCACCATCTTCACAACTATACATCAAATTGATTCAAGCACAGGGTTAAGTAGAAACAACAaaaatttactaacatcataggTATTTATCAGAAGCATGATGTCCCCACTGCATTCATAATAGCAACTTGCTTGGCTTGAGTTCTCATATGCATAAATTTGAAGTGAAATAATCCAGCTAATCTCACTGttaaaaaataaacacataaGCTCTTCATGTTAACAATCAAAAAAATGATTTCTAATACCTACTGGTTTATGTTGATTGCTTTTTGACCTTCTATGCTATtctgaaattaaatatatttgtcCCAGGAAGGGTTTAGATTTCATGACATCAGAGACCTCACCAATCACAACGACCGATTTGCGTATGAAGCCCTTGATGATTTACGGCTATACCAAGTAAAAACTTAGAAGTTTACAGCGCTTATTTCAGTCAAAAATCCTCTCCCCCGTTGAGAATAGCAAGAATATGAAAGAGCTAAATACGCAGAGCAATCCCGGGATGACAAAGACTGTTCTCCAGCTTTCTGGACTAGAAAGATCTGAATATTCAGCTTTAGCAGCTTCGAGAAGCTTTCCAGTCATATCAACCCCAATGATCCCAGCTAGGGTGCCAGCTGTATTAGAGACACCCATTACAATTCCTGCATATTTGGGTGCAATATCCATATGATTCACCGCAAACCCAGCCCTTCCGAGCGCCAAGAAACCAAGAGCCACAGAAGAACAGAAAATGGCTCCAGCTGATGTTCTGAAGATTGGTAGTGCCATCAATGCAAGAGAAGAGACTATAAATCCTACAGTGTTCAAGAACTTCCTAGTTTTAGTCACGGACATTATTCTTTTGGTGATCAAGTGGTCAGCAAGAACCCCACCGATATTTGagaatatgaacatgttgaaataAGGCAACATCTTAGAAGAACCCATTTCCTGAAGACTGAGCTGGAGGCCCAGCTCAAAGTATGTTGGCAGCCAGTTCATTAATACATAAAGGGCATAGTGGAATGTGAAATTATTTACCACGATTGCCCAAACAGGCCTGCTGGCTAAAATTCTCTTCCACGGGATTTCAGAAGTTGTGGCTGTGGTTCCTCCATTCTCCACTTTTATCTTCTGACTTGCTTTGGTAGGTAATAAAGATTCTCCAAAACCAGTGGCAGTGGCTTTCTGATGCTCAGATCGAGGGGGGTCAGTTGCATATTTAAACCAAAAGAAAGACCAGATGACACCTAATGCTGCTTCTGCAATAAATACAGATTGGGGACCTCTGAACTTCACCAGGCTAGGAAGGACAAGCATTCCCATAGCTGCACCTAGGTACATCCCCGAAGTTGTAAGCGAAACAGATCTTGACCTCTCATGTGGTGGTACCCACTGTGCTAGGACAGTGTGAATAGAAGGGAAGATGAAACCTTGTGCCACACCAACGAGCAAGCGAGCAACAACCAAGATAGTGACTCTATTGGGATCTAGTGGAACCAAAAAACATGTTGATGACCATAAAACGAATGAGAGAAGAAGAACCTGCCTTCCCCCGATCTTTTGAGCCGCCCATCCCCCAGGTACCTGAGAACAAGCATAACCGTAATAGAATGTTGATAGTATTGTCCCTTTGCTTGATTGGTTAATCCCAGCAGCATCAGCTGCAACTGTGTATGCTATGGAGAAACCCACACGTTCTATATAACATACACATGTGCTGACAAAGGTTAAAAGGACAATTAAGTATCGCTTTGGGAATTTCATCGACTTCATAATTCACTTTTATATAGGAATCTTTATTTTGTCAACTGTCTTCAAACAAATCAACCATCTAACTTAGGCTTTCGACCCCAATTAACAAGCATTTCATCAAGACAGCAGTTTCTTCGTCACTGCCTCATAGCTTCAATAAACTCCCAAGGCCTGgatggaaaaaaaaaatcattcaaatATTTAAAATGCGGGACAAAGCACCATCAAATCAGCTTGCAAAAGCTAAATGTTACGTAGGCATAAGTCAAGAAGGAATCCCTGCTTGATTTGCTTTATTAGTGAAAGTTCAAGTGAAAACCTTCACTAACTTGACTTCTTAGGGATGGATGACACAAAAAAATGGTCCAAGATATCAGATAAAAAAAATTGTTATGACCATGAAAAGAGTTTCCCCAGCATATCTCACCCAAAATATTGAATCCACAAATAGAAAAAGGGAGAGAAATGACATCCATATTTAGACACAAGTAAAAGTTTACAAGCTGCAGTGTTTGCAAAAGCCAATCATGGAAATATTGGTCAACAGATTGTTACAGCACATCAAAATCTTGTTGTAAAAGATTGTTGATATTAGCAAGAAGTAAACTTTGGCCTCTAGCCTCAACAAATAATGTGATAAGAGAAGTTTCCAACCTAAGTTAagtgttaaaaaaaatcatataaaaggaaaaagaaaatgggGGAAGCAAATGTTTTAGTCGTTCACATCTGAGCCTAAGAATCAAAAGAAGTTTATAAGAAGAAACTCATTAACAGACATTACAAACACTAGGCTAAAAACAAACAAATCTGATAATATCGGTCAAACCATCTAGCCAATGGAACTGATTGGCCAAGAAATTTACATTAGACGTTTCTAACTTTATGAACTTTGAACAATGGATGAGGACCAGCATTTGCAACTCCATGACACCATGATATTTTACCATTAAAAttgggtttaaaattttaatcaatatcTTGTGAAGTACATTGATTCAATTATGTTAACCATTGTATCAAATATCTACTACCTGAATGAACTAATCCACCCAGTACTAacaaattcaagaacaaaacaaACATTTTCAAGCCCAGTCCAAATACaagaagaaaagatcacttcGGATCTCATCATATGAAACGGGGATCAAATAATCAAAGAGCTGAGTTTCAGTTAAAATTCGTTTTCTTTTCGTAAATGAACGAGAaaaacaaaaacccaaaaaatcttACTAACAAACAATCCCACATTTCTTAAGAAAAAACAAGAAGCAAGAAATGGAATTAATTGGGGAATTTCAACAAACAGAAGGAGAGCAAAATAAAACAAGGAGAGAAAGGAAGATTGAAACAAGAAAAGAAGAAAGGCCCAGAAAGCAGGAAGACGTTAAAAACATACCTTGTAAAATCTGGGTGTCATTGGGAATCCATGGAAGAAGCTAAATCCAAGAAAGAAAAGCACATTGGTaagaaagaaaaaccctaagacagaaagagggagagggagagggagagggagaggggaGGAAGTCAACGTGTTGAAAGGGCTTGTCCTACTGAAGAAAActactaaatttctaaaattcaCGTGTTCGTTTGCTTCTTCTCTGTCGCTGGATGCAATGCGATGTGATGCCCCCACCCATCTCATTCCAATTTTCTAGTTTTTTTtcctttgtaattttttttgtttggatTCAAAGAAAAAGATGGAAATGGAAACTTTGTTTCTAATTTAACCAatttaagatttttttaaaaaaaccaaatCGAATAACtttttaagttaaattttctaattTATCAAGTGGAACAAACATACAAGAATTATTTGTATAggagaaaaataaaaatgggaATAACGTGAATTGACACTTACatataatatttatgttttatttatgtaAATAATGCTTGTTAAATTTGTACTAAATTAAAATGTCTAACTATctcttttatgtaaaaataaaaatttcagtaatttaatatatattaatgtgATAAATATATCGTTTTGATTCGAATAATTACGTATACTATAAATACAATtacattaataaatttaacaattaaaaattaaaatattagtagaaatataataaaaatatatgaaacTACTTAATTTTATACCTATGTAAGATACTTGTTTGTGTTGTAAATTAGATGGATGTCTATAACCCCATAAGCATATTAACCGACTAGAGTGATCTTGATTTGAAATATAACTACTTTTTTTTATACATCGGTACTTAAATTATATATTTGTTCCATTTGGGTATTTAAACTTTTTCTTTCAAGTGGtattttaaattacttttttcttaaattagtacatctattaattaaattattaagtcTATTTTAAAAAATACTAAACTTATAAATTGGTACTTAAACTATGTCATTTTTCTCATTTTGGTCCCAAAACATTTTTTTTATCACAAGTGGTACTTAAACTATTTCCTCCCCCCAACCTGGTACCTAAACTATTTTTTTCTCCAAGTTGATACCTTTGTCGTCAGTCAAACcgttaagtctatttaaaaaaaaaaaagataaccaATTAAAAATTACCATGTagcaaaaaaaatattattttctttatatatttattgaaaatcataaaaatatttttaaaataaaaaactgtTTATAACCTTCCCAACCTGACCTAGACGTTAGACCCGAATTTAAAAGATTACATCAGTCACCGAAATGGCCTAGCAGGATTATTAGAGTTTTGAAAATAACCATATTAAAACATTTGTTTGATTTAGTAGAAAATCTAGTTACAAACCGTTTTATTTATTAGAATAATAGTCTAACTATCTTAGTTAGCGTATGGTATAATGCAGTTACTAAGTAGTTGTAACCAATTGCtgtataaatatgtatgaaaaatatatgaatgaatttCTCAATTCTTGAGGTTTCAATATGGTATCAGAGTGTATATTTTTGTTGATTGTTGAGCTGAGTTTTGACAATAGAGTCGACTgaaaactttcttaatttatttgcCTTTGCATCTCAAAAGGTGGCAATACTTGTTGACGATAGAAATTTCTTAGTCTAGAAGCAACATGTTTTATTGGTGATTAAGATGCATAGGTTACAATCATTTGTCGATGGAATTGTTGCTAGACCACTGCGAATAGTGGTTGATGATTAGGGTGTGTCCAGTGAGAATCCGGCGTTTATTCAATACGAGCAGCAAGATTCGATGTTGGTAGCATGGCTTCTCTCCACTGTAAGTGCTTCTCTTCATAACTAATTAGTTGTGAGTTCTGGCTCTGCTTTTGAGTTGAGGGAGGCACTCATGCGTTTGTTTGGTAGTCATTCCACTACTAAGGCTATGTGCTATAAGTCTTTACTCCATAGTCTTAAAAAGAATGATCTTTCAATGTCTGCCTATCTCGCCAAGGTTAAACATCTTTGTGACTTGTTGGAGGGGTGTGGTTAGAGTGTTTCTCTGGAGGAGCAAcaatcaaccatttcaattaTGTGGTTTCGATTATAACTATGAGCAAGATTCTCTTTGATCTTCAAAGTGTTTCGACAACTCTTTTGGATGTTGAAGCCTGACAACAACGGTATCTATCTCAAAATTCTTTTCTTGCAAATATTGCTGCGTCAAATAAGTCTGAGTCGTTGTTGGTGGTTGTTCCTTCATATGTTGGACAACCACCATCGTAGATGTTTCGCTCCTTTCGTGCATTGGATTTTTCTTGCCATGGGCGTGGTCAGGGTTGGCACGGTGGCAGTGTTAGGCTGCAGTGTTAAATCTATAACAAGATTGGTCATATTGCCTGGCGATGTTTCTACCATTATGATTCAACTTCAAATGACGATGAGGCTGAACACCCTAGAATGGTCTAATGAGAGGAACTTTAATTGAGGTGAGCCTAGGAACTCAACTTGGGAGAGACTTCTTATCATATGGGCCACAAGCCTTTTTGGTTTATGTTTATGATATTATTGTAATAGGTGATGATGGTGTTGAGTTAGATGATGTGATTTGTTGTCTTGATCGACAGTTCTTCCTTAAAGACTTGGGTGAGTTGAATTATTTTCTTGGACTTGAAATTTTGAGACGTAAGGGTCGTATGCATATTTCTCAACAAAAGTATGCTCGAGAATTGTTGGAGCATGCCAATATGTCAAATGCTAAACCAGTAGACACTCCTATGGTGAGTTCTCCCACTCTTACAACCTTAATCGGGTCTCCACTTTTCGATGGAACACTCTATTTACAAGTTGTGGGGAGTCTGCAATATTTGTGTTTGACCAGGCTTCACTTGTCATTTACTGTCAATAAAGTCAGTCAATATATACATCAACCACATGATGTGCACTGGATAACAGTGAAGCGTATTTTTTGGTATCTTAGGGGCACAATTGATTATGGGTTGTTGTTTCAAGAGTCGAGTATGAGCTTAACTAGGTTTTGTGATGCTGAATGGGCTAGTTCTCTAGAAGATCGCAAGTCTACCTCTGGGTTTTGTTTGTATCTTGGTGATAATCTTATTGGTTAGATTTCGAAGAAACAAAGTGTTGTATCTCGGTCTACCTTTAAGGTAGAATATTAGAGTTTAGCAAATGCGAAATCTGAGTTGATATGGTTTCTCTCCTTGATAGATAAGATCGGTGTCAAGCTGAATGGTACACCAGTCATTTGGTGTGATAATGCTAGCACTGCCTCCTTAGCTACAAATCTGGTTCTACATTCTAAAGTCAAACATGTTGAATTAGATATGCATTTTGTTCGTGAAAAGGTTATTAGTGATCAGCTTCATGTGTGTTTTGTACTTGGTTGTGATTAGGTTGCTGATGTCTTAACTAAACCGTTAATGGTGGGTGTTTTTTCTCGTTGTCGTTGACGCATGCATGTTGTTGTTGCGGGTGTTCTTTCTCAAGATGTTGAAGAGgaaatattagaataacaatctAAGTATCTTAGTTAGCGTTTTGTATAATGCAGTTACTAAGTAGTTGTAATCAGTtgttgtataaatatgtatactATGTATGAACAATATATGAATGAATTTCTCAATTCTTGAGTTTTCAACATTATTATTCCTCTAAATCTTAATTCTAATTTAGCAGCGGAAAAATGATTTGTTTGTTTTTAATAAAAGCTAATGTTCATGCATACTTAATCAATAATCATAACATAATCTcctaataatttaaattaaatgtcATGCAAAATAAAACAAACTCAAATTCTAAGTCTCATGTCATAGTTTGAAATAGAATAAAACAAACTTTAATAATagagtaaataaaataataagcctTAATAAATCAAAAAATAAAGACTGAGTCGAGACCCTTCGGGTGTCATGTCCACGCCTTAACTTGGTAGGTTAACTGTAAGGATAAAGATTTAAGGGGGAGTGAGCTATAATGCTCAGTGTGAGCTTATTAACAAGAAAGTTAGTGCAAACAGTTAGTAAGACACATTACATAATACCGCATAAAATAATCACAATCAGACAATAGTTCGAAGTATTTGTTTTTCAATGCAACCATCATTAATATATCGGAACACACAATAACAGTCCTTAGAATAACCAATTTTAGATTTGCCCACAGTATACATATATTAACACATATATAGATATCATAACAGAATTTTCATTTTTGTATGCACATGATTTTTAAAtacaattttagtttttaacaaaaTAGATCCCACaccaccgctacacaccataatgGGAGTTCCCTTGAATGCCCTTCTCTAACGCACCGGAATATGGATAAATCACTACTGGTTTGTATATAATAACTATCATTTGGCTGAAAATTACATAACATAATCTCGCAGTTGGAATCTGCCTTTGGCTATGGATACAAAGCAGTACCTGCAGATGGAATTTATCTTTGGTTGTGGATGCAGAGTAAAatagataaatacaaataaactgCCGGACTTCTTCTGATCACATTGTCCCATCCCATGCAATGTAATGTGACATATTTAATACAGATCAAACATGATAGCAACTAATGTGGTAACACATGGCAAATCAATAGCAAAAGTCATGTTTTTCATGTATTCAGATTAACAGTAACATGAGGCATGTCATTcatatgatgtaacacccctaacccgtgtccgtCACTGGATTAGGGTCACAAGGCATTATTGAACATAAACACAGTTCCGAACATTCTCATATTATCACAGGTCATATTCATATATACAAGAAAAGCATATGACtaattaaatgtaaatatatTACATTTACAAATCACAGGTTAATCACTTTAATGATAATCGAAtgctataataaaaattaaagattttATATCTTAATTCTATACAGGTGCAGGTTTAACCAACTAAGTCATATTATAGGGAATTATGTCCTTTAGCATACACAGCATAGTCAATTTCACAAATATTCAATAATATTTCATTAAACATTTAAGTAATAACAATTCCATCATTTAATTTAAGTTacaaaaatttatcaaatgcacaTCTGTatacaaatattatatatattatttattaaataaccACTTTACTATCAATACATACTCAACAcgtattcaatatttaatttaatcaattgtATCTATTTTACAGATCATATATGCATGACAAATGCATATGCACCCCCCAAGACAAACCGAAACATAATAACAAATATTATTCTACTTTACTCATATATCAACCATGGTATAAGTGCatctatacatatacatatataagttcAACTAACAAAGCATATCTAATTAAATTAACATTTATCTTTTGCCATGATAAACAAATTATAATTTGTGCATATCATTATTCCAAACCATATGGGATTACCGAATAAACCTTTTGCATGTATCTTACTTGCCATCTAACTAGTAGGTGATATACTTGGTACAATTAACAACCATCATATATTATATAGCCGAGATATATAACAACTTAATAAACATTTTATAAAGAGAATATAATCTTAACATGAGTTTAATCCAAGACCAAATAATAACACATCCATTATCAATATAAACTGCCATTACTCacataaaaaaatatatgtatatgtgccgATCTAATAATCATTTATACTTAATACCTCTTGCTATCATTTAACCAAATATACATGCCAACCAAAAGAGGTTATTACTATCATTACAAGTCATAATCGTAGCATTTCAACCAAAGGtaatatatcaaatatatttttatacttacCAATGTGTCATGGCCGAATCATTCAAACTACTACCAGCCCACAAATCAATTTCAACGTACAAAAATATATATCACTAATAACATTCAACCATAGCACCTAGTATTATAATTAAAATGAACACAAACCATAATTAAGCATAACCGATTTCAAGCAAggtagttaagccattttcgcatggccaatatacattcatttccaaaataaCTAACCCCaaaaccagcctatacatgccataatttaagtttagct contains these protein-coding regions:
- the LOC108460302 gene encoding monosaccharide-sensing protein 2-like, with product MSGAVLVAVAAAIGNLLQGWDNATIAGAVLYIKREFSLESEPTIEGLIVAMSLIGATCITTCSGGISDWLGRRPMLIISSVLYCVSGLVMLWSPNVYILLLARLLDGFGVGLAVTLVPVYISETAPPEIRGLLNTLPQFTGSIGMFFSYCMVFGMSLSELPNWRLMLGVLSIPSLIYFILTIFFLPESPRWLVSKGRMSEAKKVLQRLRGREDVAGEMALLVEGLGVGGETSIEEYIIGPANEDIEDQDISDDKDQIKLYGPEEGLSWVARPVTGQSSLGIVSRHGSMASQSALGLVDPLVTLFGSVHEKVPETGSMRSALFPHFGSMFSVGGNQARNEEWDDDIVPREGEDYPSDGGGGDSDDNLHSPLISRQTTSLDKDIVPTNHGSLTSLRHGSLMQSTTGEQVGSMGIGGGWQIAWQLSEKVGPDGKKEGGFKRIYLHQEGVPGSRRGSLVSLPGNEAPVDSEYVQAAALVSEPALYASELMKQHPVGPAMVHPAETAKGPSWKDIFEPGVKHALVVGIGIQILQQFSGINGVLYYTPQILEQAGVGVLLSNLGISSSSASLLLSGITTLLMLPSIAVAMRLMDIAGRRSLLLSTLPVLIISLLVLVIGSVVKMGNVVHAAISTVSVVLYFCFFVMGFGPIPNILCAEIFPTRVRGLCIAMCALTFWICDIIVTYSLPVLLKSVGLAGVFGMYAVVCVISWVFVFLKVPETKGMPLEVITEFFSVGAKQVAAAKNN
- the LOC108460303 gene encoding probable anion transporter 5 — translated: MKSMKFPKRYLIVLLTFVSTCVCYIERVGFSIAYTVAADAAGINQSSKGTILSTFYYGYACSQVPGGWAAQKIGGRQVLLLSFVLWSSTCFLVPLDPNRVTILVVARLLVGVAQGFIFPSIHTVLAQWVPPHERSRSVSLTTSGMYLGAAMGMLVLPSLVKFRGPQSVFIAEAALGVIWSFFWFKYATDPPRSEHQKATATGFGESLLPTKASQKIKVENGGTTATTSEIPWKRILASRPVWAIVVNNFTFHYALYVLMNWLPTYFELGLQLSLQEMGSSKMLPYFNMFIFSNIGGVLADHLITKRIMSVTKTRKFLNTVGFIVSSLALMALPIFRTSAGAIFCSSVALGFLALGRAGFAVNHMDIAPKYAGIVMGVSNTAGTLAGIIGVDMTGKLLEAAKAEYSDLSSPESWRTVFVIPGLLCVFSSFIFLLFSTGERIFD